One Canis lupus familiaris isolate Mischka breed German Shepherd chromosome 20, alternate assembly UU_Cfam_GSD_1.0, whole genome shotgun sequence genomic region harbors:
- the ACTL9 gene encoding LOW QUALITY PROTEIN: actin-like protein 9 (The sequence of the model RefSeq protein was modified relative to this genomic sequence to represent the inferred CDS: deleted 1 base in 1 codon), with protein sequence MDANQSSSPKPQPSPKASRADVSPNSILVNKTLQQKTPSMVGDRLPPKTGAVVIDMGTGTCKMGFAGQAQPTYTVATIVGCQPKKPTTTGQPELETFIGEAARTRPELTLVQPVRNGILVDWDAAELIWRHLLEHDLRVATRDHPLLFSDPPFSPTTNREKLVEVAFESLCSPAMYVASQSVLSAYAHGRVSGLVVDTGHGVTYTVPVFQGYNLPHATERLDLAGTHLTAFLAEMLLGSGLTLGQQDLDTVENIKHRYCYVAPDFPKEQARLGQDCQQVLKLPDGRTVTLGKELFQCPELLFSPPEMPGLVPIGVPAMAKKSLQKVPLEVRADVAQNVLLCGGSSLFQGFEGRFRAELLRSLPPEAHVVVAAQPTRHFSVWIGGSILASLRAFQSCWVLREQYEEQGPHIVYRKCY encoded by the exons ATGGATGCAAATCAGTCCAGCTCCCCGAAGCCCCAGCCCTCCCCAAAGGCCTCCAGGGCTGATGTAAGCCCCAACTCAATCCTGGTGAACAAGACCCTGCAGCAGAAGACCCCCAGCATGGTGGGGGACAGGTTGCCACCCAAGACCGGAGCAGTGGTCATTGACATGGGCACAGGCACCTGTAAGATGGGCTTCGCGGGGCAGGCCCAGCCCACCTACACCGTGGCCACCATCGTGGGCTGCCAGCCCAAGAAGCCGACCACCACTGGGCAGCCGGAGCTGGAGACC TTTATCGGCGAGGCGGCCCGCACACGCCCAGAGCTGACCTTAGTGCAGCCGGTGCGGAACGGCATCTTGGTGGACTGGGACGCGGCCGAGCTCATCTGGCGGCACCTGCTGGAGCACGACCTCCGCGTGGCCACCCGGGACCACCCGCTGCTGTTCTCCGACCCGCCCTTCAGCCCCACCACCAACCGCGAGAAGCTGGTGGAGGTGGCCTTCGAGTCACTGTGCTCCCCTGCCATGTACGTGGCCTCCCAGTCGGTGCTGTCCGCCTACGCGCACGGGAGGGTCAGCGGGCTGGTGGTGGACACCGGCCATGGGGTCACCTACACGGTGCCCGTCTTTCAGGGCTACAACCTGCCCCACGCCACGGAGCGCCTGGACCTGGCGGGCACGCACCTGACCGCCTTCCTGGCAGAGATGCTGCTCGGCTCGGGCTTGACGCTGGGCCAGCAGGACCTGGACACGGTGGAGAACATCAAGCACCGCTACTGCTACGTGGCCCCCGACTTCCCCAAGGAGCAGGCCCGGCTGGGTCAGGACTGCCAGCAGGTCCTGAAGCTGCCCGACGGGCGGACGGTCACGTTGGGCAAGGAGCTGTTCCAGTGCCCGGAGCTGCTGTTCAGCCCCCCCGAGATGCCGGGGCTGGTGCCCATTGGCGTCCCCGCTATGGCCAAAAAGAGCCTTCAGAAGGTGCCCCTGGAGGTGCGGGCCGATGTGGCCCAGAACGTGCTGCTCTGCGGGGGCTCCTCGCTCTTCCAGGGCTTCGAGGGCCGCTTCCGCGCGGAGCTGCTCCGCAGCCTGCCCCCCGAGGCCCACGTGGTGGTGGCGGCTCAGCCCACCAGACACTTCTCCGTGTGGATCGGGGGCTCCATCCTGGCCTCGTTGCGGGCCTTCCAGTCCTGCTGGGTCCTTCGGGAGCAGTATGAGGAGCAGGGGCCCCACATCGTGTACCGCAAATGCTACTGA